From the Mesoplasma syrphidae genome, the window CAGAAGCAATAGAAGATAAAGAAAAAACATTAAATGAAAAACAGCAAGAATATGAAAATTTGTCACAAAAATATCAGAAAAAAAATGAGGAGCTTAAAAATTTAAATCAGGACTTTGAAACAAAAGAAAAAGAGGTTTCTTTTCATAAGCAAAATATTGAAAAACTTCAAAAACAAATTGAATCTCAAAATATAGCAATACAACAAAAACAAAAAAATATAAATATCTTGATTAGGCAAAATAATTTAAATGAAAGTAGAATAGGAAAACTTTCAAATTTGCTAGAGGAGGCCAAATTAAAAAAACATAATCTGGAAACTGAAATTACTAGTCTCAATGGTAAATTATATAAAAATGCTAATGAAATTGCTAATCTAGAAATACGGGTGCAAAATTTAGAAACTGAAAAACAAAAATTAGCAAAACTATTGGCAGATGCTCAACAAAAAATATCAAATTTTGAAAAGGAATCTCAAAACAAAGTTTGATCAGAGATTGATGATTTGATTTTATCACACAATGCATTAATACAATTTAAGCAAAAAGTTTTGGAATTTGAAACGGAATTGAAAAATAAAAATGTAAGCTTGCAAGAAAAAAACGACCAATTGGAAAACAAACGTATTGAAAATGAAAATTTGCAAAACACAATTACACGTTTAGAGCAAGAAAACCTTAAAATTGAAAAGCAATCTATAGAGATTAAAAATGAATTAAAAAAAGTTAATCAAATTGTTGCTGAAAAAATTGCTGAAATTGCTAACCTAAAAAGTGAAAATGAGCAACTCTCAAAATCAAAATCTGAGATCGAATCTGCTTTAAGAGAATCACGAAATCAAAATTCTCAACTATCAAAGCTGAAGTGTCAATTAGATGAGCAACTAAAACAAATTAACAAAACTTTGCAAGCAAAAAATACAGAAAATGCTATGTTACAAAAAGATAAACAAGCTTTGGAAAAAGAAATCGAAAATCTGAATATTCAATTAGCAAAGGCAATAAATTCCAAAAGAACAATGCAGCAAGAAATTGACACTTTAAGGCAAGAAAAACAGTCATTTGAAAGTCATTATAATTTATTAAAACAAGAATACGAACAAATATCAAAATCTTTTAGATTTAAACAAGTTTTTAAAAAAGAGTTAGAGCCTGCTTTTTGGTCATTGTTAGATACAGAACAATCTGATTTAAAAATTCGACAAAATGCTGATGATTATAATCAAAAGCAGAATAAATATACCGACAAAAACTTTTATGTAATTAATAATAATTATCATTTGAAAAAACAAGATTATTTTTATAATGGTATTAGAGAGTTTTTATTAGAATTTATGACAAATTATGATATAGAAAGAGATCAAAAATACTGAAAAAAATTGACGAAGACTGAGTCAAACATTAAAAAATATGAAAAATTTAGAACAAGCGATAATGTTTACTTAACCGGTTTGGCTAATCCTGATAATTTAAAACTAGTTCAGAATCAAATGCAACTTTGATTAAATGATTTAAAGACAAATTCCAATTATCATCAAAAATATTTTGGCAGAGCAAAATACTGAATAAATTTACTAAATCCAGTCGTAAAAGTTTATCATTTAACTAAAGAGCATAGTAACGTTCGAAATCTAGTCAGTTACAGACTAAAAGATGGAAGAGAATATACCCATTCAAAATCAACAAGGTTTGAAATTTCTCTTCAACCACAAATAAAATCAACCGATTCACCAGAAGATAAACTAATTAAAAAAATAGTATATGGTAACAAAAAATTTTTTGATCTTGCAAGAATTGATTTTACAAATGACTGATATGAAAATGGGATGTACGCTTTTAATGAAGAAGGCCCAACGAGACTCTCATTTGATCCTAAAGATTATAATCGTGGTTTATATGAAGAAGGATACTATAGCAATGGTTACTCAATAAGAATTAGAAAGTTTGAAAAAAAGCTAGATGAGCAAACTAAAAATGATAGATTATCATTATTGGGACAAAAAAGTCAAAAATATGCTAAATGATTTTTTTCTATTAAGTTTAATGAATAATATATGAAGGTTCTAAAACCGCGAAAAGGTTTAAGAACCTTTTTTTTTTTTTTTTTGTATACTCGTGCATATTTTAAGTGTTCCAACTAAAATTATAGATAAGACATAGGAGGTCTGAACATGAAAAAATTATTAACATTATTGGGAGCAGTTGGATTAACTGCAACTGCAAGTAGCGCTGTTGTGGCATGTGGAAACAAAGATAAAAGTGTTGACACAAAAGAATTTGAAGCAGCAGCAAAAATAGAAGCAAATGCTAAATATGCAACAATTAAAGAAGCAGCAGCAGCTATTGAAAAACTTGCTAAGCCCAAAGGTGTTTCTAAGATTACTGTAACAGGTAATGAGGAAACAAAAAAAATTACTATTAAATTTACAGTTGAAAAAGGCTACAAGGCAATCAATGATATGGTTTTAGACTTTAAAGCAGCTGGAGAAGAAAAAACTCCAGTTATTAAAGGAGCTGAAGCAAAATCTGTTGAAGTAGGAAAAGAAGTAACTCTAAATATTACAATTGATAATGCTATTGAAGGAGAAAAATTAACAGTTAAATCTTCAGATGCAACAATTGCTACTGTTGCTGTTAATGATACAAATGTTGTGACAGTTAAAGGACTTAAAGCTGGAAAAGCAACAATTACGCTTTCTTATAAAGGAGCTGCAGATGTTACTTTCGAAGCGACAGTTACTACTGCAGAATAGTAAGAACGATTTAAATTCATTATTTTATAAAAACGAGAAGTACTCTCGTTTTTTTATACGAACAATAAGCTCTTTAAAAATATCAATTTTTGATTTGCAAATTGATAATGGATAATAAAAATCATTTGATACTTAATTGATATGAAGAACATACAATCATTCCTTTTATATAAATAAAATATTCTACTTTTGCCAAATTTTGAAAATCATATTTTGTTAGTCAAAAAAATTTTTGATATTTTTTAAAAAAACTATTCCATTTCCATTTTTGCTATGCTAATATCTAAAAGTCGCCAATTGGCAACACAATGATCTTTGAAAACTAAATAGAACAACAATTGTACAAATCTTGATCAATATCAATTTAATTTGAGTAGACAATATTATATATACAATAAAAAAAGAAACAGTCAGAATCAATTCACATTTTTTCAAATGAGAGTTTGATCCTGGCTCAGGATAAACGCTGGCGGCATGCCTAATACATGCAAGTCGAACGGGGGTGCTTGCACCCCAGTGGCGAACGGGTGAGTAACACGTATCTAATCTACCTTATAGCGGGGGATAGCCTTTGGAAACGAAGGGTAATACCGCATGAGAATTTCATTATCGCATGAGAAGAAATTGAAAGCACCGTTTGGTGCACTATAAGATGAGGATGCGGCGTATTAGCTAGTAGGCGGGGTAAAGGCCCACCTAGGCAATGATACGTAGCCGAACTGAGAGGTTGATCGGCCACATTGGGACTGAGATACGGCCCAGACTCCTACGGGAGGCAGCAGTAGGGAATTTTTCACAATGGACGAAAGTCTGATGAAGCAATGCCGCGTGAGTGATGACGGTCTTCGGATTGTAAAGCTCTGTTGTAAGGGAAGAACACTTAGGAGAGGAAATGCTCTTAAGCTGACGGTACCTTACCAGAAAGCCACGGCTAACTATGTGCCAGCAGCCGCGGTAATACATAGGTGGCAAGCGTTATCCGGATTTATTGGGCGTATAGGGTGCGTAGGCGGATTTGCAAGTTTGAGGTTAAAGCCCGGGGCTCAACCCCGGTTCGCCTTGAAAACTGCAGTTCTAGAATACAAGAGAGGTAAGCGGAATTCCATGTGTAGCGGTGAAATGCGTAGATATATGGAAGAACACCTGTGGCGAAAGCGGCTTACTGGCTTGTTATTGACGCTGAGGCACGAAAGCGTGGGGAGCAAATAGGATTAGATACCCTAGTAGTCCACGCCGTAAACGTTGAGTACTAAGTGTCGGGGGTTATACCTCGGTGCTGCAGCTAACGCATTAAGTACTCCGCCTGAGTAGTATGCTCGCAAGAGTGAAACTCAAAGGAATTGACGGGGACCCGCACAAGTGGTGGAGCATGTGGTTTAATTCGAAGCAACACGAAGAACCTTACCAGGGCTTGACATCCAGTGCAAAGCTACAGAGATGTAGTGGAGGCTAACATTGAGACAGGTGGTGCATGGTTGTCGTCAGTTCGTGCCGTGAGGTGTTGGGTTAAGTCCCGCAACGAACGCAACCCTTGTCGTTAGTTACTAACATTTAGTTGAGGACTTTAACGAGACTGCTAGTGTAAGCTAGAGGAAGGTGGGGATGACGTCAAATCATCATGCCCCTTATGTCCTGGGCTACACACGTGCTACAATGGCAGATACAAAGAGTCGCAATCTCGCGAGGGGGAGCTAATCTCAAAAAGTCTGTCTCAGTTCGGATTGAAGTCTGCAACTCGACTTCATGAAGCCGGAATCACTAGTAATCGCGAATCAGCTATGTCGCGGTGAATACGTTCTCGGGTCTTGTACACACCGCCCGTCACACCACGAGAGTTGGTAATACCAGAAGTAGGTAGCTTAACCGTAAGGAGAGCGCTTCCCAAGGTAGGATTAGCGATTGGGGTGAAGTCGTAACAAGGTATCCGTACGGGAACGTGCGGATGGATCACCTCCTTTCTATGGAGTAAATTTTAAAAAGCAGCGTGAAACTGCTTTGACTGTTTCTGTTCTATTTAGTTTTCAGAGGTTATTAATTTAATCTCTGAAAAGAATTGTTCTTTGAAAACTGAATATTAGATGAAAAAACAATTTTCTTAATTGAATTATATTCAATTATCAAATTTGACATCAGTTATAAAAAAACTAAAATTAATGTTATAAATTGCAAATAGATTTTTTCTAAAAAATAGTAAGAGCATATGGTGAATGCCTTGGAAAATGGAGCCGAAGAAGGACGTGACTACCTGCGAAAAGCATCGGGGAGCTGGAAGTGAGCTTAGATCCGGTGATGTCCGAATGGGGAAACCTAGTACGATTA encodes:
- a CDS encoding lipoprotein, producing the protein MKKLMTMLATISLVATTTTTVISCRTKSDDAIIDLKKQLEDLKKQKEDLIEDHDKELKERQKDLNKLNQKITLRDKEISELNTLIFNKEKQIVDFKRKVNEMTEAIEDKEKTLNEKQQEYENLSQKYQKKNEELKNLNQDFETKEKEVSFHKQNIEKLQKQIESQNIAIQQKQKNINILIRQNNLNESRIGKLSNLLEEAKLKKHNLETEITSLNGKLYKNANEIANLEIRVQNLETEKQKLAKLLADAQQKISNFEKESQNKVWSEIDDLILSHNALIQFKQKVLEFETELKNKNVSLQEKNDQLENKRIENENLQNTITRLEQENLKIEKQSIEIKNELKKVNQIVAEKIAEIANLKSENEQLSKSKSEIESALRESRNQNSQLSKLKCQLDEQLKQINKTLQAKNTENAMLQKDKQALEKEIENLNIQLAKAINSKRTMQQEIDTLRQEKQSFESHYNLLKQEYEQISKSFRFKQVFKKELEPAFWSLLDTEQSDLKIRQNADDYNQKQNKYTDKNFYVINNNYHLKKQDYFYNGIREFLLEFMTNYDIERDQKYWKKLTKTESNIKKYEKFRTSDNVYLTGLANPDNLKLVQNQMQLWLNDLKTNSNYHQKYFGRAKYWINLLNPVVKVYHLTKEHSNVRNLVSYRLKDGREYTHSKSTRFEISLQPQIKSTDSPEDKLIKKIVYGNKKFFDLARIDFTNDWYENGMYAFNEEGPTRLSFDPKDYNRGLYEEGYYSNGYSIRIRKFEKKLDEQTKNDRLSLLGQKSQKYAKWFFSIKFNE
- a CDS encoding lipoprotein; this encodes MKKLLTLLGAVGLTATASSAVVACGNKDKSVDTKEFEAAAKIEANAKYATIKEAAAAIEKLAKPKGVSKITVTGNEETKKITIKFTVEKGYKAINDMVLDFKAAGEEKTPVIKGAEAKSVEVGKEVTLNITIDNAIEGEKLTVKSSDATIATVAVNDTNVVTVKGLKAGKATITLSYKGAADVTFEATVTTAE